The proteins below are encoded in one region of Lactuca sativa cultivar Salinas chromosome 3, Lsat_Salinas_v11, whole genome shotgun sequence:
- the LOC111916890 gene encoding LOW QUALITY PROTEIN: glutamate--tRNA ligase, cytoplasmic (The sequence of the model RefSeq protein was modified relative to this genomic sequence to represent the inferred CDS: inserted 1 base in 1 codon) yields MIDPVCPRHTAILEENRVLLTLLDGPHRPFVHVIPKHKKYVAAGDKTITFTKNIWIEQADAKAISPNEEITLMDWGNAIVREINKDKNGNVTELTGVLHLEGSFKTAKLKLTWLPDTNELVPLTLVEFGYLITKKKMKKGEDFIPVLNRDTKKEIXGVGDSNMRILKGGDILQLERKGYFRCDVPFITPLNPIVLFAIPDGRQTATTK; encoded by the exons ATGATCGACCCTGTTTGCCCCAGACACACTGCAATCCTTGAAGAGAACCGTGTCTTGTTGACTTTATTAGATGGGCCCCACAGGCCATTTGTGCATGTCATACCAAAGCACAAGAAATACGTTGCTGCAGGGGATAAAACCATCACTTTTACCAAAAATATTTGGATAGAACAAGCCGATGCCAAGGCCATATCCCCTAACGAGGAAATTACGTTGATGGACTGGGGAAATGCGATTGTTAGAGAAATCAACAAGGACAAAAACGGAAATGTGACCGAGTTAACCGGGGTTTTGCATCTTGAGGGATCGTTTAAGACCGCGAAACTGAAACTCACATGGTTGCCTGACACTAACGAGCTTGTTCCATTAACTCTAGTGGAGTTCGGATACCTAATCACGAAAAAGAAG ATGAAAAAAGGAGAGGATTTTATTCCAGTGTTGAACAGGGATACAAAGAAAGAGA GGGGTGTTGGGGATTCGAATATGAGAATACTGAAAGGTGGAGACATATTGCAATTGGAGAGGAAAGGCTACTTCAGATGCGATGTTCCTTTCATAACACCTTTAAACCCCATTGTTCTCTTTGCTATTCCAGATGGCAGGCAAACTGCAACtaccaaataa